The Lycium barbarum isolate Lr01 chromosome 4, ASM1917538v2, whole genome shotgun sequence nucleotide sequence GGTCCTTAGCTGATCATACATTCTTGTTCTTCGGTGCTGGAGAAGTAAGACTAGAACTTTCTAACCCTCaagggttggcctggtggtaattggcttgagccttggggtttgctccctttcaaagtctcaagttcgaaacccactgggtgcaaacaatttctgagggccatcggactggggtaaaaccctgaattacccgtggtgcacttgcgggaaactccttgccgagggcctgtgcacccccgggattagtcggggctcaaagagacccggacacccggtgcttaatcaaaaaaaaagtaagactagaactttcttttaaaggttcaAGTTTGTAATTGTTTTTAGTGGACGATCTACTGACGACATGTAAAAAAGAAGTAAATGATACTCCGTCCGTCCTGGTTTATATATGTGTTTGACAGGACATGGTATTAAGGAAGAAAGGAAGTTTGAaacttatggtctaaaacaagatatagatatttgtgtggctataaatcatctcattaagggtaaaatagtgATTTTAAAGTTTAAATTGTTACttaatatagaaatgtatcattctttttggaacaAACTAAAAATGAAAGATTATAACATAATTGGGACGCATGAATAAATAGCAATGCAAGGATAATTTCTATCAGAATAATCACACAAAAACACGGAAAGTCATTAAATTGTCATGTTGATCTCTTTATGATTGCAGGCTGGAACTGGTATAGCAGAACTCATAGCACTTGCGATTTCAAAGGAGGTACTAAATTTAAGTTGCATGTGGTCCGTTATAAAATTTTAGATAAAAGCTTATTGTGGTTTAGTAAGTTTCACTTATTGTGTTTGTTACCTTTAGACAAATGCCACTGTGGAGGAAGCACGTAAAAATATCTGGCTTGTCGACTCAAAGGTAGAAAAATAAACAATCTGGTCTACAACAGAAAATCAGTATATTAATGGCAGTGTTCATTCTTATATTTGAAGTTTGACAGAGTTTACACGATATGTGCAGGGTCTAATTGTTAGTGCTCGAAAGGAATCACTTCAAGCTCACAAAAAACCGTGGGCCCATGAACACGAACATGTTGACAATCTTCTAGATGCTGTTGAGGTTTGATCAATGAGCTCCCTAATTGAGGAATACCTCTTCGAAACTCATTTTCTATATATTaatacttttgaaacttgtttAGGCCGTTAAGCCGACTGCTTTAATCGGAACATCTGGAGTTGGAAGAACATTTACTAAGGAAGTGATTGAGGCCATGACTTCCATAAATAAGGTCTTACATTTCCCCAATTTTTTATTTCGCTCTTCCAAACCAAACTTTTCTTGAGCTGACAGACTAATATATGATTTGCAGAGACCCCTCATTATGGCTCTCTCAAATCCAACTGCACAATCCGAATGCACTGCTGAAGAAGCTTACACTTGGAGTGAGGTAAGTAATTAATATTCATGAGAACAGAGCGGATGCAGGCTTTAGTCGTTTACATTTTTCACACGGAACACACACATGTATTGAaaaattaaacaaactaaaaCTTTGAAACCATAATTTCAAAAATACAATGAGCTCAATGCTGATAAGAATATTAAACGTTGAATCCATCAAGTTTACGTCCTGGATTTGCCTTAGCATGAAAGGCAGTCTCTATGCACGTTAAAGTTGTGTTTGGTTAAGTCTTGTAGTTGTGGTTATGACGTTGACCAATTTCTTATTGCTTTATGAAAAGGGTCGAGCCATTTTCGCAAGTGGAAGTCCATTCCCTCCTGTAGAGTACAATAACAAACTCCACATTGCTACCCAGGTTTTTGAATGCCTTTTATATGCTTCCTTTGTAAAGTAACTTCATATTTTACATAATTGACTAATATATAGCGTATTTCTCGCAAAAATACAGGCAAACAACTGTTACATATTCCCTGGATTTGGTTTTGGCTTGGTCATGTGCGGCGCTATCCGTGTGCATAATGACATGCTTTTAGCAGCTTGTAAGTATAGTGAGAAATTTGTATTAGGAACCTTTAACCAAAGCCTTGGTATCCGGATGATCAGACCCACAAGTAGAGGTGATAAATGAGCAAGTTAGCTCAAATTTGGGCAGGCCAAAACGGTCAAGTCCATAAACGGGTCTCGACTCAACCCCCAACATGACACAGCCTCCCCTCCGTTTTAAACTTGGGTGGATGGACGTGTTACCAAAAAATAACTTTATGATATCACCTCTATGCGCCGCAAGTTAGTGTGTAAATTTAGGTTACTgatttatgtttatatgaaacagCGGAAGCGTTGGCTGCTCAAGTAACTGAGGAGCACTATGCGAAGGGGATGATTTATCCTCCTTTTGGTAATATAAGAAAGATCTCAGCTCATATTGCTGCTACTGTAGCTGCTAAAGCGTATGAACTCGGTGAGTGAAATTGGATTTAAGTTATACCCACTGACAATTATTTAAAAGTTTTTTGCACCATAGGTGTTATTTTGATATAACAGGTCACTTATTATTTATTGCAAGTTGCGAATTAATGTTTATTTATAGTTACTTGTAATTCTGATTGTCGATAATATCTTATATCATCGGTACATAAAACTTAAAAACTCATTTTGATAAACTTGATCTTGAAATGGTTTGGTTTAATGAATGGAATATGTTATATATACCGCAGGTGTTGCAACACATCTGCCCCAGCCTGCAGATTTGGTGAAATATGCTGAGAGTTGCATGTACACTCCTAATTACCGATGTTATCGCTGATTAAATGACCTGATCAGATGCTGTAAGTTTTGTATGTAAATAACTTTATAATTTGAAGGATGCTCTTCTGTAAATTTGCACTCCATACATGTAATGGCAGAACATCTTTTGTACTATAGTTGAATAAAATGGATCTTTAGTCTTTATCCTTCCATAATATATGTTTGTATGTAAAAGACTTGATCCATCTATTTCTGCCTCTCTTTTGTAAGCTTTTGTTCTGTTGCAGTTGCATTGGTGATTTGCCAATGTAGTTTGTTCTATAGAGAGGCGGAGTATTTGGAATTTTAAGTTTGTGGTTTCTCGATCCATAGCCTTTATGGATTACTAGATTATTTATATTTTTGGGGTGTGACCCTTCCTCGAACCCTAAATAAAGGCGTGCGTTTGAATTCTACCGGATACTATAATCTTTTTAGATTATTAAATTCTGAATAGATTATTTATATTTCAAAGGTATGCCCCTTTCTCAGACGTTAAATGTTCTATACATCGGGCTACTTAGTTTTGTCGGACGTTGAATGTTCTATACACCGGATCGGGTTACTTAGTTTTGTCGTATCTGTAGTCTTGACAGCAGATTCGCCCGTTAATATACGgtcaattttttgtttttttaaaagtcATTTAATTTCTTAAACTATCTCCTTCCGTCTCAAATTAGCCGTAAGAAACATTAATTATGAGGGTCTTTTTAAAACAATAACCACTAatggtgaaattaaaaaaaattattttgtcttgaaacaaataatttgagacagttTATCTTTAAAAATTACGACATATAATTTTTGGGACACGGCTCTCCTCCAGTACAGATCAGCTCAAGTTCCCCAGTGCACTCTTAATTGAGTGACACCTGTCCACTTATTCAATCAATGGTTTAAAATTAATTTCCTTAACTATTTGTCTAactatagttaaaaaaaaaaatcctgcaAATCAATAGCAAAATATAGACCCAGAAATTAAAAAAGTCAATTGTTGAAACTGCAATTTTGTGAAATTGAACCAAAGCCTTGGGTAATTTGGAGGTGAAAACCCACAAAAAGGTTGGAATTTTCGTTTAAGGGATGGTTGCCATCTGTGTTGTGACattgattttcctccattatcaGTAACCCTTGTTTATGTAAAAGCAAAAGCCGAAGCTAGAAATCCAACAAGGATTTAAGTTATTTTACAACTTGTAATTTTGTGATGTTAGAAAACGTTAATTGCTCATAAATTGCAgtcaaaaaattaatttaaaaagccaAAGACTTCAACTAGAGTATCTCAATTTGGTCTTTTTTTGTCGTTTCAGTTACTTTTTATCAAAGAAGGTACCTAGCAAATTTACAATAATAGACAAGACTGCTATAATACTGTATATAGTCTCTTTCACTTCAATTTTTCAGGATATTCACTTCAAAGATGAGTAGTACTTATCTTCTTCCTTTGTGAGACTCAAATTCGATTGAGTCTGTTTCTTTCATCTTTTTTAGAGTTTTGCATTAGAGGTATCAATTGATTTTTGTTCTGTTATTGATTTGCACGAGTTATGTTTCTTAACTATAGTTAGACAAATAGTTAAGTAAATTAATTTTAGACCATTGATTGAATAAGTGGACAGATATCACTCAATTAAGGGTGCACTGGAGAAACTTGAGGGGATCTATAATGGAGGGGAGCCTCTCCCTAATTTTTGAGACTGGTGgagtatttatttaattataataaTGGACTAGTGTTTTGTGAAGTAACAATGTTATTTTTTCTCTTCAAAGTGATGGGTACTTACCTTTGAGATTTGTTCTTTAGCGAAGGATGATTAGGTACTCAAATCACGTGGATGATCAAAGctaataaatttaacggaaaagggtcaaaattacccctaaactttggaaaatagttcattcatactcTTCGTTATACTAtaaggtcaattatacccttaccgttatactataaggctaattatacccttaccgttatactatagtCCAGATATACCCTTATGTTAAATGgtctgccacgtggcatcatcctagaCGCCCAGCCTATTTTCACTCctaaataattttgtaaaattttcacaaatagctatcttttagctgcttctaacaagttataactacaagttcattatttacaattTGTAGCTGATTTTTCCTATATTTAGGTCCTGGACGCGTCgcataaatatagccaaaatatagactaaatacacggaactgttgagccaataatgcctctatttaaggggaaaaaatctttttcaaactaaacagaaatctgtttttaatgttccataaatcacgcaaatctcattctcttccatatctaatcacatatctcattccacatctaatcattcacataaaatttgaattcaaaaactctcttcagactttttcccaaaatataacaaaacaaaaaaaatccctttttaatgttccataaatcatgcaaagcttgatttgttcatcaactGAATTACATAGTGACAAGTTGAGATTGTCTCCTGATGCTATGACCATCGGTTTTGTGTTCGTTATTAAAAATATTCAATGAAATtacattattaaaaataaaaaatattagttaTTGAGTGCAATAAGCTGATATTGAATATTATTTAGTAACTTTAATAAGATGGGAAAACTTGACTCCATAAAAAAACTTTAATCCCTAAGGGTGACTTTTGATTCACTGTATTTTATATGTATTATGATTGTATTTTTGAGTGTATTCTAATTGATCCGTAAGATTTGAATCGTAATgaatatatttacaatatatttcACTTGTATTTTGTATGTATTTTAGAAGTATTAaaattgttctttaatttttgaagTATATTGTACAGAAAAATGGATTTTATGGTTCAATAATGAATTCAAGTGTACCATGAATATATAGAGAAAATGCATAGAACTCTTCCTGGTTCAtcaataaaatatagtgaaaacaTGTAGGAAATACAAACTTGATATTGAAATGCACTTTGTAATTTTTTAGCAGTAACTatacaagaaaaatataaatgtaataaAAATAGAATTCAAATCTACGATTAGACTATACAACAAGCGGGATCATTACCAAAATACATAAAACTTCTTCTAAAATCTTCATAAAAATAATGTCGCAACAGTGATGTTATACATCAAAAAAAAgttggaggaaaaaaaaaaacttaaaacataaattgttctGTCTACAAATTTACTCCTGAACATCTACTAAAATCACTGCATCATAATCAACGGTAGCCTTGACAGGTATTGGTGGTTGCTCGTTATCAATAAATGCATTCAGGGTTGCCTTGTCGATTTGCTTCGTATCTCATACGGAGAAACTTTGCATCAATTTCAGCTGGAATGCGTCAAGATATACTGAAACTTTACATTAACAAAACATGAAAAGATAACAAAATAACAAATTAACCACAATAAATAACAACACATTCAAGATATACTGAAAATATACTATAAATATAATGCAAATATATCCATGTCAAATGCACTGTGGTTGTCACTACAACAGTGTGTGACTGTGCTGTAAAAATACACTTCAAATAAACTGATATATACTACAAAATATACTTTGATAAAAAGTAAACacaaattcaaaatcatataaattTACAAGTAATAAATTAGGTAGAAAAAATATATCACACACAATTAAAAACACAAActaattgaaataataaaaaatacaacaaaaatatacttaaaatgtacGCAAAATACAGATCTGGTGAATTGAAAAAACAAGAATTAACTGAAGTTCAAAACACAAACTAgctgaaataataaaaaatacgacaaaaatatacttaaaatgtatGCAAAATTTAGATCCGGTGAATTGAAAAACGGGAATTAACTGAAGTTCATCGAAAAATACGAtaacaatatacttaaaatgcaagTAAAATACATATCTGGTGAAGTGAGTCATTAATAAGGAAAAATACCTCTTGGAGAACATGAATATTTTTACTCTTGTCCAATAACAAAAACTTCAGATCTGTATTCAAACATTCCGGTGGTCGGCGGCGGAGGGGATTAGCACTCAAGATTGTTTATTTTGGTCTCTGAATGAGAAAATCGACGGGTTCGTATATACAACTACTACAATCTTATACTTTGACGTGACTCTAGATGAAGTGAAAAAACATTCAAAACTAAATTTAGATTTTGTAGGTGAGGACGAGTTCTTTGTTTTGACTACTGTGAAAGGTTGCCTTAGTTTATATGGAGGGAAATCAGGAGTAAAGAATTGCACGTATGGATTATGAAACAAGATGGGTGGAAACGGTTAATGACCCTTTGCAACTTGCTAACTATTTGCAAAAATTTTGTACTAGCTAACAAGTTATTGTATTGCACAAAAAATGGTGAACTTCTCTTTCAAAGGTATAAAAATGGACTTCCATTGAATACAGG carries:
- the LOC132636822 gene encoding NADP-dependent malic enzyme isoform X2, which codes for MQSLRQFEVPLNKYIALMELEERNERLFYKLLINNVEELLPIVYTPTVGEACQKYGSIFRRPQGLYLSLKEKGRILEVLKNWPERKIQVIVVTDGERILGLGDLGCQGMGIPVGKLALYTALGGVRPSACLPITIDVGTNNEQLLQDEFYIGLRQKRATGKEYYDFLDEFMKAVKQNYGEKVLVQYEDFANHNAFELLAKYGTRHLVFNDDIQGTAAVVLAGLVASLKLLGGSLADHTFLFFGAGEAGTGIAELIALAISKETNATVEEARKNIWLVDSKGLIVSARKESLQAHKKPWAHEHEHVDNLLDAVEAVKPTALIGTSGVGRTFTKEVIEAMTSINKRPLIMALSNPTAQSECTAEEAYTWSEGRAIFASGSPFPPVEYNNKLHIATQANNCYIFPGFGFGLVMCGAIRVHNDMLLAASEALAAQVTEEHYAKGMIYPPFGNIRKISAHIAATVAAKAYELGVATHLPQPADLVKYAESCMYTPNYRCYR